Proteins encoded together in one Quercus lobata isolate SW786 chromosome 3, ValleyOak3.0 Primary Assembly, whole genome shotgun sequence window:
- the LOC115980031 gene encoding uncharacterized protein LOC115980031, whose amino-acid sequence MQVLSGKMRDFPSCFGENGVQVADSSSSSTSRAAQNLVTCVYQCRLRGRSCLITVTWSKNLMGQGLGIGIDDSSNQCLCKVDIKPWLFSKRRGSKSLEAYSCKIDIYWDLSSAKFGPGPEPLEGFYVAVVVDRQMVLLLGDLRKEAFKKTNATPVTSNAAFISKREHIFGKKVFSTKAQFFDNGQIHDLVIECDTVSVNDPCLVIRVDSKPLMQVKRLRWKFRGNHIILVDGLAVEVLWDVHNWLFGTSLGNAVFMFKTCLSPEKLWASQPLSDPNLLPWSFSQRFSDSKSQSHGFALILYAWKNE is encoded by the coding sequence ATGCAAGTTCTTAGTGGGAAGATGAGAGATTTCCCATCCTGTTTTGGTGAAAATGGGGTTCAAGTTGCTGATTCTTCATCATCAAGCACCAGTAGGGCTGCCCAGAATTTAGTTACTTGCGTCTATCAATGCCGTTTACGCGGGCGGTCTTGCTTGATTACTGTCACATGGAGTAAAAATTTGATGGGTCAAGGCCTTGGAATTGGGATCGACGATTCGTCGAATCAGTGTCTCTGCAAGGTTGATATTAAGCCCTGGTTGTTCTCCAAGAGAAGAGGGTCCAAGAGTTTAGAAGCATACTCTTgtaaaattgatatatattggGACCTTTCTTCAGCAAAATTTGGACCCGGGCCTGAACCATTGGAGGGATTTTATGTTGCAGTTGTTGTTGATCGACAGATGGTTCTCCTTCTTGGGGATTTGAGAAAAGAAGCTTTCAAGAAAACTAATGCCACCCCTGTGACTTCTAATGCTGCTTTCATTTCCAAGAGAGAGCATATTTTTGGCAAGAAGGTGTTCAGTACCAAGgctcaattttttgataatggTCAAATTCATGATCTTGTGATCGAATGTGACACTGTTAGTGTCAATGATCCGTGCCTGGTGATCCGCGTAGATAGCAAGCCCCTGATGCAGGTGAAGCGGCTTCGATGGAAGTTCCGGGGGAATCACATAATTTTGGTTGATGGGCTTGCAGTAGAAGTTTTGTGGGATGTTCATAATTGGCTCTTTGGTACATCACTTGGAAATGCTGTTTTTATGTTCAAAACATGCCTCTCCCCTGAGAAGTTGTGGGCAAGCCAACCCCTCTCCGATCCAAACCTATTGCCATGGTCTTTCTCGCAAAGATTTTCAGATTCCAAATCACAATCTCATGGTTTCGCACTGATTTTGTATGCTTGGAAGAATGAATAG
- the LOC115982629 gene encoding uncharacterized protein LOC115982629 isoform X2, with amino-acid sequence MANHNLVIDAWIKEAEEALKLVEGLENTIKNRNPEHFSLRSTANSKLLELGVKLDRLESLLHNPPSKPNLTDEELKFRWKMLSDIQLRTREVALSLYAFPSPNRSGGLPAADADAKENSTAIKSCCQDQMKVSSSEEDSELLEPLVMMQPKAIHSLVLIDQ; translated from the exons ATGGCTAATCACAATTTGGTTATAGATGCATGGATTAAAGAAGCTGAAGAGGCTCTGAAGCTGGTGGAAGGTTTAGAGAACACAATCAAGAACAGGAACCCAGAGCATTTCAGCCTCAGAAGCACTGCAAATTCAAAGCTTTTGGAGCTTGGTGTGAAGCTTGATCGCTTAGAATCACTGCTTCACAACCCACCCTCCAAACCCAACTT AACTGATGAAGAATTGAAATTCCGATGGAAAATGCTATCAGATATTCAGCTAAGAACTAGAGAAGTGGCTCTTAGTCTCTATGCTTTTCCCTCCCCAAACAG GTCAGGGGGCTTACCTGCTGCAGATGCAGATGCCAAAGAAAACAGCACAGCAATCAAGAGTTGTTGCCAAG ATCAAATGAAAGTTTCTTCCTCCGAAGAAGATTCAGAGCTTCTGGAACCACTTGTT ATGATGCAACCCAAAGCCATTCACAG TTTGGTTCTTATAGACCAATGA
- the LOC115982629 gene encoding uncharacterized protein LOC115982629 isoform X1, translated as MANHNLVIDAWIKEAEEALKLVEGLENTIKNRNPEHFSLRSTANSKLLELGVKLDRLESLLHNPPSKPNLTDEELKFRWKMLSDIQLRTREVALSLYAFPSPNRSGGLPAADADAKENSTAIKSCCQDQMKVSSSEEDSELLEPLVSDDATQSHSQFGSYRPMSLLWKACWTIMVFLLVAALLFIFVLLRAVLLSM; from the exons ATGGCTAATCACAATTTGGTTATAGATGCATGGATTAAAGAAGCTGAAGAGGCTCTGAAGCTGGTGGAAGGTTTAGAGAACACAATCAAGAACAGGAACCCAGAGCATTTCAGCCTCAGAAGCACTGCAAATTCAAAGCTTTTGGAGCTTGGTGTGAAGCTTGATCGCTTAGAATCACTGCTTCACAACCCACCCTCCAAACCCAACTT AACTGATGAAGAATTGAAATTCCGATGGAAAATGCTATCAGATATTCAGCTAAGAACTAGAGAAGTGGCTCTTAGTCTCTATGCTTTTCCCTCCCCAAACAG GTCAGGGGGCTTACCTGCTGCAGATGCAGATGCCAAAGAAAACAGCACAGCAATCAAGAGTTGTTGCCAAG ATCAAATGAAAGTTTCTTCCTCCGAAGAAGATTCAGAGCTTCTGGAACCACTTGTT TCAGATGATGCAACCCAAAGCCATTCACAG TTTGGTTCTTATAGACCAATGAGTCTGCTTTGGAAGGCTTGCTGGACAATCATGGTTTTTTTGCTAGTGGCTGCACTGCTGTTCATCTTTGTTCTCCTCCGTGCAGTTTTATTATCTATGTAG